In a single window of the Solea senegalensis isolate Sse05_10M linkage group LG1, IFAPA_SoseM_1, whole genome shotgun sequence genome:
- the LOC122767821 gene encoding solute carrier family 12 member 7-like isoform X6, with amino-acid sequence MEHRGGSRRKGDGVPKENSPFINNTDNDKGGSYDGTNMALFEEEMDSNPMVSSLLNKLANYTNLTQGAHEHEEADEDEGPKKKAVKSPQMGTFMGVYLPCLQNILGVILFLRLTWIVGSAGILESLAIVGLCCSCTMLTAISMSAIATNGVVPAGGSYYMISRSLGPEFGGAVGLCFYLGTTFAGSMYILGTIEILLTYIVPKAAIFVAEKKEDEGDALLNNMRVYGTCCLALMAVVVFVGVKYVNKLALVFLACVILSILAIYAGVIKTIFEPPDFPVCMLGNRTLQNQNFDKCLKTDVIDNLTVTTKLWTLFCDGPELNATCNDYFMKNNVTEVQGIPGLTSGVISENMWSVYGPLDMLVENKNLPSNEGSDSAQDMYMPYVVNDITTFFTLLVGIYFPSVTGIMAGSNRSGDLRDAQKSIPIGTILAIATTSFIYVTCVVLFGACIEGVLLRDKFGDSVKGNLVIGTLSWPSPWVIVIGSFFSCCGAGLQSLTGAPRLLQAIARDGIVPFLQVFGHGKANGEPTWALLLTAGICEIGILIASLDAVAPILSMFFLMCYLFVNLACAVQTLLRTPNWRPRFKYYHWALSFLGMSLCLAIMFISSWYYAIVAMAIAGCIYKYIEYRGAEKEWGDGIHGLSLNAARYALIRLEEAPPHTKNWRPQLLVLLNMDSDPGVKHPRLLSLTTQMKAGKGLTIVGNVLEGTYLTKEAEAKMAEQNIKSAMSAERTKGFCHVVVSSNLRDGMSHLIQSAGLGGMKHNTVLMAWPGNWKQSNDPQSWKNFIETVRETTAAHQALLVAKNVDSFPTNQDRLGEGTIDVWWVVHDGGLLMLLPFLLRQHKVWRKCKMRIFTVAQMDDNSIQMKKDLQMFMYQLRLDAEVEVVEMQDNDISAFTYEKTLVMEQRTQMLKQMHLSRTEREREIQSITDESRSSIRRKNQGAAESTSLSQPSSAVEDSQEDEAQLIHDRNTASHAAINDKGDAGPEHVHMTWTKEKLFMERSRNRESNTNAVVRDLFNMKPEWESLNQSNVRRMHTAVKLNEVVVNKSQGAHLVLLNMPGPPKNRGGDENYMEFLEVLLEGLNRVLLVRGGGSEVITIYS; translated from the exons ATGGAGCACAGGGGAGGTTCGCGACGGAAGG GTGACGGCGTTCCAAAGGAAAACAGTCCCTTTatcaacaacacagacaatgaCAAAGGCGGCAGCTATGACGGCACCAACATGGCTCTTTTTGAG GAGGAAATGGACAGCAACCCTATGGTGTCATCTCTCCTTAATAAACTGGCAAACTACACCAATCTCACCCAGGGGGCACATGAGCATGAGGaagctgatgaagatgaagggcCCAAGAAGAAAGCTGTTAAG AGCCCTCAGATGGGGACCTTCATGGGCGTCTACCTCCCCTGCCTCCAGAATATTCTGGGGGTCATCCTTTTTCTGCGCCTTACCTGGATCGTCGGCTCTGCCGGCATCCTGGAGTCCCTGGCTATTGTCGGCTTGTGCTGCTCTTGT ACCATGCTGACAGCCATATCCATGAGTGCAATCGCTACCAATGGTGTTGTGCCAG CTGGTGGCTCCTACTATATGATTTCCAGATCTCTCGGCCCAGAGTTTGGAGGCGCTGTAGGTCTCTGTTTCTACCTGGGGACAACATTTGCCGGTTCCATGTACATCCTGGGTACCATCGAGATTCTTCTG ACCTACATCGTGCCTAAAGCAGCCATCTTTGTGGCAGAGAAAAAGGAGGATGAGGGGGATGCCCTGTTGAATAACATGCGTGTTTATGGCACGTGCTGCCTCGCACTGATGGCCGTGGTCGTCTTCGTTGGAGTGAAATATGTCAACAAATTAGCCTTAGTGTTTCTGGCCTGTGTGATTCTTTCAATCCTCGCCATATACGCTGGAGTCATTAAGACCATCTTTGAGCCACCAGACTTTCC tGTTTGTATGTTGGGAAATCGCACCCTGCAGAACCAGAACTTTGACAAGTGTCTTAAGACGGACGTCATAGACAACCTGACCGTCACTACCAAGCTGTGGACGCTGTTTTGTGATGGACCTGAGCTCAACGCCACCTGCAATGACTACTTCATGAAAAACAATGTCACTGAGGTGCAGGGCATCCCCGGGCTGACCAGTGGGGTCATTTCAG AGAATATGTGGTCAGTGTACGGTCCTCTGGATATGTTGGTAGAAAACAAGAACCTGCCATCTAATGAGGGAAGTGACTCTGCCCAAGACATGTACATGCCGTATGTAGTCAATGATATTACCACCTTCTTCACGCTGCTGGTCGGCATCTACTTCCCCTCTGTCACTg GTATCATGGCTGGTTCAAACCGGTCAGGTGACCTGAGGGACGCCCAGAAGTCCATCCCCATTGGGACCATCCTGGCAATTGCTACCACCTCCTTCATCT ATGTCACCTGCGTGGTTCTGTTTGGTGCCTGCATTGAAGGAGTTCTGCTTCGAGATAA ATTTGGGGACTCGGTGAAAGGGAATCTCGTCATCGGCACGTTGTCATGGCCGTCACCCTGGGTGATTGTGATTGGCTCGTTCTTCTCCTGCTGCGGGGCGGGGCTGCAGAGTTTGACCGGCGCCCCTCGGCTGCTGCAGGCCATCGCGCGAGATGGCATCGTACCTTTCTTACAG GTGTTTGGTCATGGGAAAGCTAATGGAGAGCCCACCTGGGCTCTGCTCCTCACTGCTGGGATCTGTGAGATTGGTATCCTCATCGCTTCACTGGACGCCGTGGCTCCTATCCTCTCCAT GTTTTTCCTCATGTGCTACCTGTTTGTCAACCTGGCCTGTGCCGTCCAGACCCTGCTGCGAACACCAAACTGGAGACCACGCTTCAAATACTACCACTG GGCTCTGTCATTCCTGGGAATGAGCTTGTGCCTTGCCATAATGTTCATCTCCTCCTGGTATTATGCcattgttgccatggcaatcGCTGGATGCATCTACAAATACATTGAATACAGAGG GGCGGAGAAGGAATGGGGTGATGGGATCCATGGTCTGTCCCTGAACGCAGCACGCTACGCCCTCATTCGCCTCGAGGAGGCTCCGCCACACACCAAGAACTGGAG GCCTCAGTTGTTGGTGCTCTTGAACATGGACTCGGATCCAGGAGTGAAACACCCTCGTCTGCTCTCCCTTACCACGCAGATGAAGGCAGGAAAAGGCCTGACAATAGTGGGGAACGTTTTAGAGGGAACTTATCTCACTAAAGAAGCAGAGGCCAAGATGGCTGAGCAG AACATCAAGTCTGCCATGTCAGCAGAGCGGACCAAGGGTTTCTGTCACGTTGTGGTGTCTTCAAACCTCAGAGACGGCATGTCGCACCTCATTCAGTCTGCAGGACTGGGAGGCATGAAGCACAACACAGTCCTCATGGCCTGGCCTGGGAACTGGAAGCAGTCCAATGACCCACAATCATGGAAGAATTTTATAG AGACAGTGCGGGAGACCACAGCTGCCCATCAGGCCTTACTTGTGGCTAAGAATGTAGACAGTTTCCCCACCAACCAGGACCGCCTGGGGGAGGGCACCATCGACGTGTGGTGGGTGGTCCATGATGGAGGCCTACTCATGCTGCTGCCTTTCCTGCTTCGCCAGCACAAG GTGTGGAGGAAGTGTAAGATGCGCATCTTCACTGTGGCCCAGATGGATGACAACAGTATACAAATGAAGAAGGATTTGCAGATGTTCATGTACCAGCTGCGATTGGATGCAGAGGTGGAAGTAGTGGAGAtg CAAGACAACGACATCTCGGCATTTACCTATGAGAAGACACTGGTGATGGAGCAGAGGACTCAGATGCTGAAACAGATGCATCTGTCCAGGactgagagggaaagagag ATTCAGAGTATCACCGATGAATCGCGTAGTTCAATCCGGAGGAAGAACCAAGGTGCTGCCGAGAGCACAAGCCTCAGCCAGCCGTCCTCAGCGGTGGAGGACAGTCAGGAGGACGAG GCTCAACTCATccatgacagaaacacagcatcTCACGCCGCCATTAACGACAAGGGCGACGCCGGGCCCGAGCACGTCCACATGACTTGGACGAAGGAAAAGCTGTTCATGGAGCGCAGTCGTAACCGCGAGTCCAACACCAACGCAGTCGTGCGCGACCTGTTTAACATGAAACC AGAGTGGGAGAGCCT GAACCAGTCTAACGTCCGTCGGATGCACACAGCGGTCAAGCTGAACGAGGTGGTGGTGAACAAATCACAGGGAGCTCACCTGGTTCTGCTCAACATGCCTGGACCACCGAAGAACCGAGGAGGAGACGAGAACT ACATGGAGTTCCTGGAGGTTCTCCTCGAAGGTCTGAACCGGGTCCTTTTAGTGCGAGGAGGTGGTAGTGAGGTCATCACCATCTActcttaa
- the LOC122767821 gene encoding solute carrier family 12 member 7-like isoform X4 produces the protein MPTNFTVVPVKDSERKATEGDEEEDVDDNTSVFNGDEEEATGDGVPKENSPFINNTDNDKGGSYDGTNMALFEEEMDSNPMVSSLLNKLANYTNLTQGAHEHEEADEDEGPKKKAVKSPQMGTFMGVYLPCLQNILGVILFLRLTWIVGSAGILESLAIVGLCCSCTMLTAISMSAIATNGVVPAGGSYYMISRSLGPEFGGAVGLCFYLGTTFAGSMYILGTIEILLTYIVPKAAIFVAEKKEDEGDALLNNMRVYGTCCLALMAVVVFVGVKYVNKLALVFLACVILSILAIYAGVIKTIFEPPDFPVCMLGNRTLQNQNFDKCLKTDVIDNLTVTTKLWTLFCDGPELNATCNDYFMKNNVTEVQGIPGLTSGVISENMWSVYGPLDMLVENKNLPSNEGSDSAQDMYMPYVVNDITTFFTLLVGIYFPSVTGIMAGSNRSGDLRDAQKSIPIGTILAIATTSFIYVTCVVLFGACIEGVLLRDKFGDSVKGNLVIGTLSWPSPWVIVIGSFFSCCGAGLQSLTGAPRLLQAIARDGIVPFLQVFGHGKANGEPTWALLLTAGICEIGILIASLDAVAPILSMFFLMCYLFVNLACAVQTLLRTPNWRPRFKYYHWALSFLGMSLCLAIMFISSWYYAIVAMAIAGCIYKYIEYRGAEKEWGDGIHGLSLNAARYALIRLEEAPPHTKNWRPQLLVLLNMDSDPGVKHPRLLSLTTQMKAGKGLTIVGNVLEGTYLTKEAEAKMAEQNIKSAMSAERTKGFCHVVVSSNLRDGMSHLIQSAGLGGMKHNTVLMAWPGNWKQSNDPQSWKNFIETVRETTAAHQALLVAKNVDSFPTNQDRLGEGTIDVWWVVHDGGLLMLLPFLLRQHKVWRKCKMRIFTVAQMDDNSIQMKKDLQMFMYQLRLDAEVEVVEMQDNDISAFTYEKTLVMEQRTQMLKQMHLSRTEREREIQSITDESRSSIRRKNQGAAESTSLSQPSSAVEDSQEDEAQLIHDRNTASHAAINDKGDAGPEHVHMTWTKEKLFMERSRNRESNTNAVVRDLFNMKPEWESLNQSNVRRMHTAVKLNEVVVNKSQGAHLVLLNMPGPPKNRGGDENYMEFLEVLLEGLNRVLLVRGGGSEVITIYS, from the exons GTGACGGCGTTCCAAAGGAAAACAGTCCCTTTatcaacaacacagacaatgaCAAAGGCGGCAGCTATGACGGCACCAACATGGCTCTTTTTGAG GAGGAAATGGACAGCAACCCTATGGTGTCATCTCTCCTTAATAAACTGGCAAACTACACCAATCTCACCCAGGGGGCACATGAGCATGAGGaagctgatgaagatgaagggcCCAAGAAGAAAGCTGTTAAG AGCCCTCAGATGGGGACCTTCATGGGCGTCTACCTCCCCTGCCTCCAGAATATTCTGGGGGTCATCCTTTTTCTGCGCCTTACCTGGATCGTCGGCTCTGCCGGCATCCTGGAGTCCCTGGCTATTGTCGGCTTGTGCTGCTCTTGT ACCATGCTGACAGCCATATCCATGAGTGCAATCGCTACCAATGGTGTTGTGCCAG CTGGTGGCTCCTACTATATGATTTCCAGATCTCTCGGCCCAGAGTTTGGAGGCGCTGTAGGTCTCTGTTTCTACCTGGGGACAACATTTGCCGGTTCCATGTACATCCTGGGTACCATCGAGATTCTTCTG ACCTACATCGTGCCTAAAGCAGCCATCTTTGTGGCAGAGAAAAAGGAGGATGAGGGGGATGCCCTGTTGAATAACATGCGTGTTTATGGCACGTGCTGCCTCGCACTGATGGCCGTGGTCGTCTTCGTTGGAGTGAAATATGTCAACAAATTAGCCTTAGTGTTTCTGGCCTGTGTGATTCTTTCAATCCTCGCCATATACGCTGGAGTCATTAAGACCATCTTTGAGCCACCAGACTTTCC tGTTTGTATGTTGGGAAATCGCACCCTGCAGAACCAGAACTTTGACAAGTGTCTTAAGACGGACGTCATAGACAACCTGACCGTCACTACCAAGCTGTGGACGCTGTTTTGTGATGGACCTGAGCTCAACGCCACCTGCAATGACTACTTCATGAAAAACAATGTCACTGAGGTGCAGGGCATCCCCGGGCTGACCAGTGGGGTCATTTCAG AGAATATGTGGTCAGTGTACGGTCCTCTGGATATGTTGGTAGAAAACAAGAACCTGCCATCTAATGAGGGAAGTGACTCTGCCCAAGACATGTACATGCCGTATGTAGTCAATGATATTACCACCTTCTTCACGCTGCTGGTCGGCATCTACTTCCCCTCTGTCACTg GTATCATGGCTGGTTCAAACCGGTCAGGTGACCTGAGGGACGCCCAGAAGTCCATCCCCATTGGGACCATCCTGGCAATTGCTACCACCTCCTTCATCT ATGTCACCTGCGTGGTTCTGTTTGGTGCCTGCATTGAAGGAGTTCTGCTTCGAGATAA ATTTGGGGACTCGGTGAAAGGGAATCTCGTCATCGGCACGTTGTCATGGCCGTCACCCTGGGTGATTGTGATTGGCTCGTTCTTCTCCTGCTGCGGGGCGGGGCTGCAGAGTTTGACCGGCGCCCCTCGGCTGCTGCAGGCCATCGCGCGAGATGGCATCGTACCTTTCTTACAG GTGTTTGGTCATGGGAAAGCTAATGGAGAGCCCACCTGGGCTCTGCTCCTCACTGCTGGGATCTGTGAGATTGGTATCCTCATCGCTTCACTGGACGCCGTGGCTCCTATCCTCTCCAT GTTTTTCCTCATGTGCTACCTGTTTGTCAACCTGGCCTGTGCCGTCCAGACCCTGCTGCGAACACCAAACTGGAGACCACGCTTCAAATACTACCACTG GGCTCTGTCATTCCTGGGAATGAGCTTGTGCCTTGCCATAATGTTCATCTCCTCCTGGTATTATGCcattgttgccatggcaatcGCTGGATGCATCTACAAATACATTGAATACAGAGG GGCGGAGAAGGAATGGGGTGATGGGATCCATGGTCTGTCCCTGAACGCAGCACGCTACGCCCTCATTCGCCTCGAGGAGGCTCCGCCACACACCAAGAACTGGAG GCCTCAGTTGTTGGTGCTCTTGAACATGGACTCGGATCCAGGAGTGAAACACCCTCGTCTGCTCTCCCTTACCACGCAGATGAAGGCAGGAAAAGGCCTGACAATAGTGGGGAACGTTTTAGAGGGAACTTATCTCACTAAAGAAGCAGAGGCCAAGATGGCTGAGCAG AACATCAAGTCTGCCATGTCAGCAGAGCGGACCAAGGGTTTCTGTCACGTTGTGGTGTCTTCAAACCTCAGAGACGGCATGTCGCACCTCATTCAGTCTGCAGGACTGGGAGGCATGAAGCACAACACAGTCCTCATGGCCTGGCCTGGGAACTGGAAGCAGTCCAATGACCCACAATCATGGAAGAATTTTATAG AGACAGTGCGGGAGACCACAGCTGCCCATCAGGCCTTACTTGTGGCTAAGAATGTAGACAGTTTCCCCACCAACCAGGACCGCCTGGGGGAGGGCACCATCGACGTGTGGTGGGTGGTCCATGATGGAGGCCTACTCATGCTGCTGCCTTTCCTGCTTCGCCAGCACAAG GTGTGGAGGAAGTGTAAGATGCGCATCTTCACTGTGGCCCAGATGGATGACAACAGTATACAAATGAAGAAGGATTTGCAGATGTTCATGTACCAGCTGCGATTGGATGCAGAGGTGGAAGTAGTGGAGAtg CAAGACAACGACATCTCGGCATTTACCTATGAGAAGACACTGGTGATGGAGCAGAGGACTCAGATGCTGAAACAGATGCATCTGTCCAGGactgagagggaaagagag ATTCAGAGTATCACCGATGAATCGCGTAGTTCAATCCGGAGGAAGAACCAAGGTGCTGCCGAGAGCACAAGCCTCAGCCAGCCGTCCTCAGCGGTGGAGGACAGTCAGGAGGACGAG GCTCAACTCATccatgacagaaacacagcatcTCACGCCGCCATTAACGACAAGGGCGACGCCGGGCCCGAGCACGTCCACATGACTTGGACGAAGGAAAAGCTGTTCATGGAGCGCAGTCGTAACCGCGAGTCCAACACCAACGCAGTCGTGCGCGACCTGTTTAACATGAAACC AGAGTGGGAGAGCCT GAACCAGTCTAACGTCCGTCGGATGCACACAGCGGTCAAGCTGAACGAGGTGGTGGTGAACAAATCACAGGGAGCTCACCTGGTTCTGCTCAACATGCCTGGACCACCGAAGAACCGAGGAGGAGACGAGAACT ACATGGAGTTCCTGGAGGTTCTCCTCGAAGGTCTGAACCGGGTCCTTTTAGTGCGAGGAGGTGGTAGTGAGGTCATCACCATCTActcttaa
- the LOC122767821 gene encoding solute carrier family 12 member 7-like isoform X2: protein MGERFVVVPVDTGGAATGMREPSDSVVVDPVPDTGSRSTRGGDSDGGTVAGREAGEDSVFEPPEDPNAVVPILEYNREPNKYGDGVPKENSPFINNTDNDKGGSYDGTNMALFEEEMDSNPMVSSLLNKLANYTNLTQGAHEHEEADEDEGPKKKAVKSPQMGTFMGVYLPCLQNILGVILFLRLTWIVGSAGILESLAIVGLCCSCTMLTAISMSAIATNGVVPAGGSYYMISRSLGPEFGGAVGLCFYLGTTFAGSMYILGTIEILLTYIVPKAAIFVAEKKEDEGDALLNNMRVYGTCCLALMAVVVFVGVKYVNKLALVFLACVILSILAIYAGVIKTIFEPPDFPVCMLGNRTLQNQNFDKCLKTDVIDNLTVTTKLWTLFCDGPELNATCNDYFMKNNVTEVQGIPGLTSGVISENMWSVYGPLDMLVENKNLPSNEGSDSAQDMYMPYVVNDITTFFTLLVGIYFPSVTGIMAGSNRSGDLRDAQKSIPIGTILAIATTSFIYVTCVVLFGACIEGVLLRDKFGDSVKGNLVIGTLSWPSPWVIVIGSFFSCCGAGLQSLTGAPRLLQAIARDGIVPFLQVFGHGKANGEPTWALLLTAGICEIGILIASLDAVAPILSMFFLMCYLFVNLACAVQTLLRTPNWRPRFKYYHWALSFLGMSLCLAIMFISSWYYAIVAMAIAGCIYKYIEYRGAEKEWGDGIHGLSLNAARYALIRLEEAPPHTKNWRPQLLVLLNMDSDPGVKHPRLLSLTTQMKAGKGLTIVGNVLEGTYLTKEAEAKMAEQNIKSAMSAERTKGFCHVVVSSNLRDGMSHLIQSAGLGGMKHNTVLMAWPGNWKQSNDPQSWKNFIETVRETTAAHQALLVAKNVDSFPTNQDRLGEGTIDVWWVVHDGGLLMLLPFLLRQHKVWRKCKMRIFTVAQMDDNSIQMKKDLQMFMYQLRLDAEVEVVEMQDNDISAFTYEKTLVMEQRTQMLKQMHLSRTEREREIQSITDESRSSIRRKNQGAAESTSLSQPSSAVEDSQEDEAQLIHDRNTASHAAINDKGDAGPEHVHMTWTKEKLFMERSRNRESNTNAVVRDLFNMKPNQSNVRRMHTAVKLNEVVVNKSQGAHLVLLNMPGPPKNRGGDENYMEFLEVLLEGLNRVLLVRGGGSEVITIYS from the exons GTGACGGCGTTCCAAAGGAAAACAGTCCCTTTatcaacaacacagacaatgaCAAAGGCGGCAGCTATGACGGCACCAACATGGCTCTTTTTGAG GAGGAAATGGACAGCAACCCTATGGTGTCATCTCTCCTTAATAAACTGGCAAACTACACCAATCTCACCCAGGGGGCACATGAGCATGAGGaagctgatgaagatgaagggcCCAAGAAGAAAGCTGTTAAG AGCCCTCAGATGGGGACCTTCATGGGCGTCTACCTCCCCTGCCTCCAGAATATTCTGGGGGTCATCCTTTTTCTGCGCCTTACCTGGATCGTCGGCTCTGCCGGCATCCTGGAGTCCCTGGCTATTGTCGGCTTGTGCTGCTCTTGT ACCATGCTGACAGCCATATCCATGAGTGCAATCGCTACCAATGGTGTTGTGCCAG CTGGTGGCTCCTACTATATGATTTCCAGATCTCTCGGCCCAGAGTTTGGAGGCGCTGTAGGTCTCTGTTTCTACCTGGGGACAACATTTGCCGGTTCCATGTACATCCTGGGTACCATCGAGATTCTTCTG ACCTACATCGTGCCTAAAGCAGCCATCTTTGTGGCAGAGAAAAAGGAGGATGAGGGGGATGCCCTGTTGAATAACATGCGTGTTTATGGCACGTGCTGCCTCGCACTGATGGCCGTGGTCGTCTTCGTTGGAGTGAAATATGTCAACAAATTAGCCTTAGTGTTTCTGGCCTGTGTGATTCTTTCAATCCTCGCCATATACGCTGGAGTCATTAAGACCATCTTTGAGCCACCAGACTTTCC tGTTTGTATGTTGGGAAATCGCACCCTGCAGAACCAGAACTTTGACAAGTGTCTTAAGACGGACGTCATAGACAACCTGACCGTCACTACCAAGCTGTGGACGCTGTTTTGTGATGGACCTGAGCTCAACGCCACCTGCAATGACTACTTCATGAAAAACAATGTCACTGAGGTGCAGGGCATCCCCGGGCTGACCAGTGGGGTCATTTCAG AGAATATGTGGTCAGTGTACGGTCCTCTGGATATGTTGGTAGAAAACAAGAACCTGCCATCTAATGAGGGAAGTGACTCTGCCCAAGACATGTACATGCCGTATGTAGTCAATGATATTACCACCTTCTTCACGCTGCTGGTCGGCATCTACTTCCCCTCTGTCACTg GTATCATGGCTGGTTCAAACCGGTCAGGTGACCTGAGGGACGCCCAGAAGTCCATCCCCATTGGGACCATCCTGGCAATTGCTACCACCTCCTTCATCT ATGTCACCTGCGTGGTTCTGTTTGGTGCCTGCATTGAAGGAGTTCTGCTTCGAGATAA ATTTGGGGACTCGGTGAAAGGGAATCTCGTCATCGGCACGTTGTCATGGCCGTCACCCTGGGTGATTGTGATTGGCTCGTTCTTCTCCTGCTGCGGGGCGGGGCTGCAGAGTTTGACCGGCGCCCCTCGGCTGCTGCAGGCCATCGCGCGAGATGGCATCGTACCTTTCTTACAG GTGTTTGGTCATGGGAAAGCTAATGGAGAGCCCACCTGGGCTCTGCTCCTCACTGCTGGGATCTGTGAGATTGGTATCCTCATCGCTTCACTGGACGCCGTGGCTCCTATCCTCTCCAT GTTTTTCCTCATGTGCTACCTGTTTGTCAACCTGGCCTGTGCCGTCCAGACCCTGCTGCGAACACCAAACTGGAGACCACGCTTCAAATACTACCACTG GGCTCTGTCATTCCTGGGAATGAGCTTGTGCCTTGCCATAATGTTCATCTCCTCCTGGTATTATGCcattgttgccatggcaatcGCTGGATGCATCTACAAATACATTGAATACAGAGG GGCGGAGAAGGAATGGGGTGATGGGATCCATGGTCTGTCCCTGAACGCAGCACGCTACGCCCTCATTCGCCTCGAGGAGGCTCCGCCACACACCAAGAACTGGAG GCCTCAGTTGTTGGTGCTCTTGAACATGGACTCGGATCCAGGAGTGAAACACCCTCGTCTGCTCTCCCTTACCACGCAGATGAAGGCAGGAAAAGGCCTGACAATAGTGGGGAACGTTTTAGAGGGAACTTATCTCACTAAAGAAGCAGAGGCCAAGATGGCTGAGCAG AACATCAAGTCTGCCATGTCAGCAGAGCGGACCAAGGGTTTCTGTCACGTTGTGGTGTCTTCAAACCTCAGAGACGGCATGTCGCACCTCATTCAGTCTGCAGGACTGGGAGGCATGAAGCACAACACAGTCCTCATGGCCTGGCCTGGGAACTGGAAGCAGTCCAATGACCCACAATCATGGAAGAATTTTATAG AGACAGTGCGGGAGACCACAGCTGCCCATCAGGCCTTACTTGTGGCTAAGAATGTAGACAGTTTCCCCACCAACCAGGACCGCCTGGGGGAGGGCACCATCGACGTGTGGTGGGTGGTCCATGATGGAGGCCTACTCATGCTGCTGCCTTTCCTGCTTCGCCAGCACAAG GTGTGGAGGAAGTGTAAGATGCGCATCTTCACTGTGGCCCAGATGGATGACAACAGTATACAAATGAAGAAGGATTTGCAGATGTTCATGTACCAGCTGCGATTGGATGCAGAGGTGGAAGTAGTGGAGAtg CAAGACAACGACATCTCGGCATTTACCTATGAGAAGACACTGGTGATGGAGCAGAGGACTCAGATGCTGAAACAGATGCATCTGTCCAGGactgagagggaaagagag ATTCAGAGTATCACCGATGAATCGCGTAGTTCAATCCGGAGGAAGAACCAAGGTGCTGCCGAGAGCACAAGCCTCAGCCAGCCGTCCTCAGCGGTGGAGGACAGTCAGGAGGACGAG GCTCAACTCATccatgacagaaacacagcatcTCACGCCGCCATTAACGACAAGGGCGACGCCGGGCCCGAGCACGTCCACATGACTTGGACGAAGGAAAAGCTGTTCATGGAGCGCAGTCGTAACCGCGAGTCCAACACCAACGCAGTCGTGCGCGACCTGTTTAACATGAAACC GAACCAGTCTAACGTCCGTCGGATGCACACAGCGGTCAAGCTGAACGAGGTGGTGGTGAACAAATCACAGGGAGCTCACCTGGTTCTGCTCAACATGCCTGGACCACCGAAGAACCGAGGAGGAGACGAGAACT ACATGGAGTTCCTGGAGGTTCTCCTCGAAGGTCTGAACCGGGTCCTTTTAGTGCGAGGAGGTGGTAGTGAGGTCATCACCATCTActcttaa